A genomic stretch from Lathyrus oleraceus cultivar Zhongwan6 chromosome 2, CAAS_Psat_ZW6_1.0, whole genome shotgun sequence includes:
- the LOC127123396 gene encoding uncharacterized protein LOC127123396 yields MGLIKKHVGKKPKNWHKTLDQALWACRTSPKEATNTTPFQLTFGHDAVFPVEIYLQSVRIRRQGEIPSDLYWEMMMNELVDLDEERLHALEVLRRQIERVARAYNKRVKGKTFTMNDLVWKVILPMDQKNKALGKWSPHWEGPFRILKAFSNNAYEIEELTKDRRILKVNGKYLKKYKPFVHEVKIITT; encoded by the coding sequence ATGGGTTTAATCAAAAAGCATGTAGGGAAGAAGCCaaaaaattggcacaaaactTTAGATCAGGCACTTTGGGCTTGTCGAACCTCCCCTAAAGAAGCTACTAACACTACACCTTTCCAGCTTACATTTGGACATGATGCAGTATTCCCTGTCGAAATCTACTTGCAATCAGTGAGAATCCGAAGACAAGGAGAAATTCCATCTGACTTATACTGGGAAATGATGATGAATGAGCTGGTGGATTTGGACGAAGAAAGGTTGCATGCGTTAGAGGTATTAAGAAGACAGATAGAGAGGGTAGCAAGGGCATACAATAAGAGGGTAAAAGGTAAAACTTTCACTATGAATGATTTAGTTTGGAAAGTTATATTACCTATGGATCAAAAGAATAAAGCATTAGGAAAATGGTCTCCACATTGGGAAGGACCTTTTCGAATTTTAAAAGCATTTTCAAATAATGCATACGAAATAGAGGAACTAACAAAGGATCGAAGAATCCTAAAAGTAAATGGGAAATACTTAAAGAAGTATAAACCATTTGTGCATGAAGTTAAAATCATAACAACATAG